One segment of Carya illinoinensis cultivar Pawnee chromosome 13, C.illinoinensisPawnee_v1, whole genome shotgun sequence DNA contains the following:
- the LOC122290955 gene encoding uncharacterized protein LOC122290955: protein MGVIRGVKVTRGGTSINHLLFADDCILFGIATMEEWNSLQGILKVYEKASGQFLNKEKTSVFFSINTPGVVKSSILAAGNSVACGSYERYLGLPAVVGRSKDEESVTHVLWECQAANDVWALSLNGVHKWKRGGMEFLQLWEKLLEGLDKNRLEEVAVQIRRVWLRRNTFVFENKLTCPRRLVSAATEALEEFKRANRRQGAVNQQDHRPSSRAGWVKPSAEFVKVNWDASTDLKRRRMGMGVIMRDENADPLLAVCDSRSNILTAEVAECYALWKPLQVCSELNVQKVIFEGDAKAIIEAVKNNEEDWSDIDPLIEDIRNVLSNRKDWFIQFDYRERNIVAHNLAKAALNLVRKEFGWKRFQIV, encoded by the exons ATGGGGGTCATTAGAGGGGTTAAAGTGACACGGGGCGGCACTTCTATAAATCATCTGTTATTTGCAGATGACTGTATACTGTTTGGTATAGCAACTATGGAGGAATGGAATAGTTTGCAAGGAATCCTAAAAGTGTATGAGAAGGCCTCGGGGCAGTttctaaacaaagaaaaaacttcaGTTTTCTTTAGCATTAACACACCTGGGGTTGTAAAGAGCAGTATACTTGCAGCAGGAAATTCAGTTGCTTGTGGGAGTTATGAGAGATATCTTGGGTTACCAGCAGTAGTGGGAAGATCAAA AGATGAAGAATCAGTAACACATGTGCTTTGGGAGTGTCAAGCAGCCAATGATGTCTGGGCTCTTAGTTTGAATGGGGTTCATAAGTGGAAAAGGGGAGGAATGGAGTTTCTGCAGTTATGGGAAAAGCTATTAGAAGGTCTAGACAAAAACAGGCTAGAGGAAGTGGCTGTGCAGATCAGAAGAGTTTGGCTTAGAAGGAACACTTTTGTGTTTGAAAACAAGCTCACATGCCCGAGAAGATTAGTCTCAGCTGCAACTGAGGCCTTAGAGGAATTCAAAAGAGCCAATAGAAGACAAGGGGCAGTAAACCAGCAGGATCACAGACCAAGTAGTAGAGCAGGGTGGGTCAAGCCCTCAGCAGAGTTTGTCAAGGTGAACTGGGACGCCTCCACAGATCTTAAGAGGAGGAGAATGGGCATGGGGGTGATCATGAGAGATGAGAATGCAGATCCTTTGCTAGCAGTTTGTGATAGCAGAAGCAATATTCTAACAGCAGAGGTAGCAGAATGCTATGCACTATGGAAGCCACTGCAGGTATGTAGCGAACTTAATGTGCAGAAAGTTATATTCGAGGGTGATGCAAAGGCAATTATAGAAGCTGTGAAGAACAATGAAGAGGATTGGTCTGATATAGATCCTTTAATTGAGGATATTAGAAATGTTTTATCAAATAGAAAGGATTGGTTTATACAGTTTGACTATAGAGAAAGAAATATTGTTGCACATAATTTGGCCAAAGCTGCCTTGAATTTGGTGAGGAAAGAGTTTGGTTGGAAGAGGTTCCAGATTGTATAG